The following coding sequences are from one Pseudonocardia sp. HH130630-07 window:
- a CDS encoding sarcosine oxidase subunit beta family protein has protein sequence MSTETAPPGAHLPEHPDALWRNPEPKRSYDVVIVGGGGHGLATAHYLAKNHGITDVAVLEKGWLAGGNMARNTTLIRSNYLWDESAFVYEHALKLWEGLEDDLGYPILFSQRGVLNLAHTEQDVRDSVRRVEANKLNGIDAEYLGPDDVAKICPILNVSHDIRYPVLGATYQPRAGIAKHDYVAWGFARSADAAGVDLIQDCEVLDFVTEGSTGDGTARVTGIRTSRGDIACGQVVLCAAGHTSTLLDRLGVRTPLQSHPLQALVSELLEPVHPTIVMSNAVHVYVSQAHKGELVMGAGVDSYNGYGQRGAFHVIERQMAAAVELFPIFARAHLLRSWAGIVDVTPDASPIVGRTPYSNLLVNSGWGTGGFKVTPGLGWCLADTIATGELHPHIAPFALDRFVTGALVDEHGAAGVAH, from the coding sequence GTGAGCACCGAGACCGCGCCCCCCGGCGCGCACCTGCCCGAGCACCCCGACGCGCTGTGGCGCAACCCGGAGCCGAAGCGCTCCTACGACGTCGTGATCGTCGGCGGCGGCGGGCACGGGCTGGCCACCGCGCACTACCTCGCGAAGAACCACGGCATCACCGACGTCGCCGTCCTGGAGAAGGGATGGCTGGCCGGCGGGAACATGGCCCGCAACACCACCCTGATCCGGTCGAACTACCTGTGGGACGAGTCGGCGTTCGTCTACGAGCACGCCCTGAAGCTGTGGGAGGGGCTGGAGGACGACCTCGGCTACCCGATCCTGTTCTCCCAGCGCGGCGTGCTCAACCTGGCGCACACCGAGCAGGACGTCCGCGACTCGGTGCGCCGGGTCGAGGCCAACAAGCTCAACGGGATCGACGCCGAGTACCTCGGCCCGGACGACGTCGCGAAGATCTGCCCGATCCTCAACGTCTCGCACGACATCCGCTACCCGGTCCTCGGCGCCACCTACCAGCCCCGGGCCGGCATCGCCAAGCACGACTACGTGGCGTGGGGCTTCGCCCGCAGCGCCGACGCCGCGGGCGTGGACCTCATCCAGGACTGCGAGGTGCTGGACTTCGTCACCGAGGGCTCCACCGGGGACGGCACGGCCCGGGTCACCGGGATCCGCACCAGCCGCGGTGACATCGCCTGTGGCCAGGTCGTGCTCTGCGCGGCCGGGCACACCTCGACGCTGCTCGACCGGCTCGGCGTCCGCACGCCGCTGCAGTCGCACCCGCTGCAGGCACTGGTGTCGGAGCTGCTGGAGCCGGTGCACCCGACGATCGTCATGTCCAACGCGGTGCACGTGTACGTGTCCCAGGCGCACAAGGGCGAGCTGGTCATGGGCGCCGGCGTCGACTCCTACAACGGCTACGGCCAGCGCGGCGCCTTCCACGTCATCGAGCGGCAGATGGCGGCCGCCGTCGAGCTGTTCCCGATCTTCGCCCGCGCGCACCTGCTGCGGAGCTGGGCCGGGATCGTCGACGTCACGCCGGACGCCTCGCCGATCGTCGGCCGGACGCCCTACTCGAACCTGCTGGTCAACTCCGGGTGGGGGACCGGCGGCTTCAAGGTGACGCCCGGGCTCGGCTGGTGCCTCGCGGACACGATCGCCACCGGCGAGCTGCACCCGCACATCGCCCCGTTCGCCCTCGACCGCTTCGTCACCGGTGCGCTCGTCGACGAGCACGGCGCCGCCGGCGTCGCGCACTAG
- a CDS encoding sarcosine oxidase subunit delta — protein sequence MQLIGCPWCGPREELEFHYGGQAHVAYPADPQELTDEQWVHYVFFRDNPKGAFAERWVHSAGCRRWFNAVRDTRTYRFLAVYRTDEARPSVREAGA from the coding sequence GTGCAACTGATCGGCTGCCCGTGGTGCGGGCCCCGCGAGGAACTCGAGTTCCACTACGGCGGCCAGGCCCACGTCGCGTACCCGGCGGACCCCCAGGAGCTCACCGACGAGCAGTGGGTCCACTACGTGTTCTTCCGGGACAACCCGAAGGGCGCCTTCGCCGAGCGCTGGGTGCACAGCGCCGGCTGCCGGCGCTGGTTCAACGCCGTCCGTGACACCCGTACCTACCGGTTCCTCGCCGTCTACCGGACCGACGAGGCCCGCCCGAGCGTCCGGGAGGCCGGAGCATGA
- a CDS encoding cyclodeaminase/cyclohydrolase family protein, with protein MRSDTLDRYLWDLAARVPAPGGGAVAGLHLAQAAALLGMVARYSDGERYAAHADLIGSVRNRADELRVVGMGLAEDDARAFTAVTAAYALPRDTDAAAAARSAAVGEALVEAGRIPARVVRAAGQVLDLAERLRPVGNPNVVTDVGAAADAARAAAGTARLNVEVNLAGITDPLARMELSEAVDGVDDLLVRADKITAEVREQIRR; from the coding sequence ATGCGCTCCGACACGCTCGACCGCTACCTCTGGGACCTGGCCGCCCGGGTCCCGGCCCCCGGCGGCGGTGCCGTCGCCGGACTGCACCTCGCGCAGGCCGCCGCCCTGCTCGGCATGGTCGCCCGCTACAGCGACGGCGAGCGGTACGCCGCGCACGCGGACCTCATCGGGTCCGTCCGCAACCGCGCCGACGAGCTCCGCGTCGTCGGCATGGGCCTGGCCGAGGACGACGCCAGGGCCTTCACCGCGGTGACCGCCGCCTACGCGCTGCCCCGCGACACCGACGCCGCGGCGGCCGCGCGCTCGGCCGCCGTCGGGGAGGCGCTGGTGGAGGCGGGCCGGATCCCGGCCCGGGTGGTCCGGGCCGCCGGGCAGGTGCTCGACCTGGCCGAACGACTGCGCCCGGTCGGCAACCCGAACGTGGTCACCGACGTCGGGGCGGCCGCCGACGCGGCCAGGGCGGCGGCCGGGACGGCCCGGCTCAACGTCGAGGTCAACCTGGCCGGCATCACCGACCCGCTCGCCCGGATGGAGCTGTCCGAGGCCGTCGACGGCGTCGACGACCTGCTGGTCCGCGCGGACAAGATCACCGCCGAGGTCCGGGAGCAGATCCGCCGATGA
- a CDS encoding sarcosine oxidase subunit gamma has product MAEIHPLRPTHPLEALEPAFAALSGPDLAIEIEETGRATDLRLDPGGPARHVVGTVLGAPLPTRANSFTATEDGEIAWLGPDEWLVTSRHSRPHAGEESLRALVVEHGGAAVDVTGQRVALRIRGRLARELLALGCALDLHPQTFPAGSSAQTLLGQAGVLLLALGHGDDYLVHVRSSFAGYLADWLLDAATEFRTPARTGPAVH; this is encoded by the coding sequence ATGGCTGAGATCCACCCGCTGCGTCCCACGCACCCGCTGGAGGCCCTCGAGCCGGCGTTCGCCGCGCTGTCCGGGCCCGATCTCGCGATCGAGATCGAGGAGACCGGCCGGGCCACCGACCTGCGGCTGGACCCGGGCGGCCCGGCCCGTCACGTCGTCGGCACGGTGCTCGGGGCGCCGCTGCCGACCCGGGCGAACAGCTTCACCGCGACGGAGGACGGCGAGATCGCCTGGCTCGGCCCGGACGAGTGGCTGGTCACCAGCCGGCACTCCCGCCCGCACGCCGGGGAGGAGTCGCTGCGGGCACTGGTCGTCGAGCACGGCGGCGCCGCCGTGGACGTGACCGGGCAGCGGGTGGCGCTGCGGATCCGCGGCCGGCTCGCCCGCGAGCTGCTGGCGCTGGGCTGCGCGCTCGACCTGCACCCGCAGACCTTCCCGGCCGGCAGCTCGGCGCAGACCCTGCTCGGCCAGGCCGGGGTGCTCCTGCTGGCGCTCGGGCACGGCGACGACTACCTGGTCCACGTCCGGTCCTCGTTCGCCGGCTACCTCGCCGACTGGCTGCTCGACGCGGCGACCGAGTTCCGCACCCCAGCCCGCACCGGCCCGGCCGTCCACTGA
- a CDS encoding 2Fe-2S iron-sulfur cluster-binding protein has product MSRIDGYGRVDRTRTLSFTFDGVAHTGHPGDTLASALLAAGVRTIGSSVKLGRPRGIGAAWTEDPSGLVQIEEPFPEPMLQAAAVELHDGLVARGLNGQGRLATVADTARYDRRYAHCDTLVVGAGPAGLLAARTAARRGDRVVLLDDRPEPGGSLVATDRIDGRAAHRYVAEVVAELEQDAEVLHLQRTTAFGHYDDGFVLALERRGPGAASRQRVHRIRAGRVVVATGAIERPVAFADNDRPGIMLASAGREFLHRYGVLAGREIVVFTTDDAAYDAATDLAGAGAAVTLLDARDTAPVQRAAAAAEAGVVLRTGVLVTGTEGAGPGGAVSGVIVDSGPSLAADLLLVSGGWTPTAHLFSHVRGGLTYDPALGAFRPGEELAGTAVIGAANGTLDLAGALAEAAGGDAPGVVPEPARTPGLVLWRTPGDPARQFVDVARDATVADIERAVGAGLRSAEHVKRYTTIGTAHDQGRTSGMIASGIIAELLGRPENDIGTTTFRPPYTPVAFAALAGRERGDLYDPVRTTAVHPWHVAHGAVFEDVGQWKRPRYFPRAGEDMDTAVLRECAAARRDVAIMDGSTLGKIDVQGPDAGEFLDLVYTNMMSTLKVGRVRYGLMCGNDGMVTHDGTVLRIAEDRYLLTTTTGGAAPVLEHLEEWLQTEVPHLRVRLTSVTEHWAVFPVVGPRSREVVAEVFADLDASNDAFGFMSWTDTTLDGIPVRLARISFSGELAYEVNADSRYAMAVWERLVTVGALWGITPYGTETMHVLRAEKGYPIIGQDTDGTVSPHDLGMSWAVSKKKDDFVGKRSFARPENTDPLRKHLVGLLPTDRSTRLPEGSQIVEFAADGTLGPPPVPMLGHVTSSYDSVALDRPFALALVKGGRDRIGDVVHVPCRGALVPAEITGSVLFDPEGARRDG; this is encoded by the coding sequence ATGAGCCGCATCGACGGGTACGGCCGCGTCGACCGCACCCGGACCCTGTCCTTCACCTTCGACGGCGTCGCCCACACCGGTCACCCCGGTGACACGCTGGCCTCGGCGCTGCTCGCGGCCGGGGTCCGGACGATCGGCAGCAGCGTCAAGCTGGGCCGGCCGCGGGGGATCGGCGCCGCCTGGACCGAGGACCCGTCCGGCCTGGTGCAGATCGAGGAGCCGTTCCCGGAGCCGATGCTGCAGGCCGCGGCCGTCGAGCTGCACGACGGCCTGGTCGCACGGGGGCTGAACGGTCAGGGCCGGCTCGCCACGGTCGCCGACACCGCGCGCTACGACCGGCGCTACGCCCACTGCGACACGCTCGTCGTCGGTGCCGGTCCGGCCGGCCTGCTCGCCGCCCGCACCGCGGCCCGCCGCGGGGACCGGGTGGTGCTCCTCGACGACCGCCCCGAGCCCGGTGGGTCGCTGGTGGCGACCGACCGGATCGACGGCCGCGCCGCGCACCGCTACGTGGCCGAGGTCGTCGCCGAGCTGGAGCAGGACGCCGAGGTGCTGCACCTGCAGCGCACCACCGCGTTCGGGCACTACGACGACGGGTTCGTGCTGGCGCTGGAGCGCCGCGGGCCGGGTGCCGCGTCCCGGCAGCGGGTGCACCGGATCCGGGCCGGACGGGTGGTCGTCGCGACCGGCGCGATCGAGCGCCCGGTGGCCTTCGCCGACAACGACCGGCCGGGGATCATGCTCGCGTCGGCGGGGCGGGAGTTCCTGCACCGCTACGGCGTGCTCGCCGGGCGCGAGATCGTCGTGTTCACCACCGACGACGCCGCCTACGACGCCGCGACCGACCTGGCCGGTGCCGGTGCCGCGGTCACCCTGCTCGACGCGCGGGACACCGCCCCGGTGCAGCGGGCCGCCGCCGCGGCCGAGGCCGGGGTCGTCCTGCGGACCGGGGTGCTGGTCACCGGTACCGAGGGCGCCGGGCCGGGCGGCGCGGTGTCGGGGGTGATCGTGGACTCCGGTCCCTCCCTCGCCGCGGACCTCCTGCTCGTCTCCGGGGGGTGGACGCCGACCGCGCACCTGTTCAGCCACGTCCGCGGCGGCCTGACCTACGACCCGGCCCTCGGTGCGTTCCGGCCGGGCGAGGAGCTGGCGGGCACCGCGGTGATCGGCGCCGCGAACGGGACCCTGGACCTGGCCGGCGCGCTGGCCGAGGCCGCGGGCGGGGACGCGCCGGGCGTCGTCCCGGAGCCGGCGCGGACCCCGGGCCTGGTGCTGTGGCGGACCCCGGGCGACCCGGCCCGGCAGTTCGTCGACGTGGCGCGCGACGCCACCGTCGCCGACATCGAGCGGGCGGTCGGCGCCGGGCTCCGCTCGGCGGAGCACGTGAAGCGCTACACCACCATCGGCACCGCCCACGACCAGGGCCGGACCTCCGGCATGATCGCCTCGGGGATCATCGCCGAGCTGCTCGGGCGCCCCGAGAACGACATCGGGACGACCACCTTCCGCCCGCCCTACACCCCGGTCGCGTTCGCCGCGCTCGCCGGGCGGGAGCGCGGCGACCTCTACGACCCGGTCCGCACCACCGCCGTGCACCCCTGGCACGTGGCGCACGGCGCGGTGTTCGAGGACGTCGGGCAGTGGAAGCGGCCGCGGTACTTCCCGCGCGCGGGGGAGGACATGGACACCGCCGTGCTGCGCGAGTGCGCCGCCGCCCGGCGGGACGTCGCGATCATGGACGGGTCCACCCTCGGCAAGATCGACGTCCAGGGCCCGGACGCCGGCGAGTTCCTGGACCTCGTCTACACGAACATGATGAGCACCCTGAAGGTCGGCCGGGTCCGCTACGGCCTCATGTGCGGCAACGACGGCATGGTCACCCACGACGGCACCGTGCTGCGCATCGCCGAGGACCGCTACCTGCTCACCACCACGACCGGTGGCGCGGCCCCGGTCCTGGAGCACCTGGAGGAGTGGCTGCAGACCGAGGTGCCGCACCTGCGGGTGCGCCTGACCTCGGTCACCGAGCACTGGGCGGTCTTCCCGGTGGTCGGGCCGCGCTCCCGCGAGGTCGTCGCCGAGGTGTTCGCCGACCTCGACGCGTCCAACGACGCGTTCGGGTTCATGTCCTGGACCGACACCACGCTCGACGGGATCCCGGTCCGGCTGGCCCGGATCTCGTTCTCCGGGGAGCTGGCCTACGAGGTCAACGCCGACTCCCGCTACGCCATGGCGGTCTGGGAACGGCTGGTCACGGTCGGGGCGCTGTGGGGGATCACCCCGTACGGCACCGAGACGATGCACGTGCTGCGGGCCGAGAAGGGCTACCCGATCATCGGCCAGGACACCGACGGCACCGTCTCCCCGCACGACCTCGGCATGAGCTGGGCGGTGTCGAAGAAGAAGGACGACTTCGTCGGGAAGCGGTCCTTCGCCCGTCCGGAGAACACCGACCCGCTGCGCAAGCACCTGGTCGGGCTGCTGCCGACGGACCGGTCGACCCGGCTGCCGGAGGGCTCGCAGATCGTCGAGTTCGCCGCCGACGGCACGCTCGGGCCCCCGCCGGTGCCGATGCTCGGCCACGTCACCTCCAGCTACGACAGCGTCGCGCTGGACCGGCCGTTCGCGCTGGCGCTCGTCAAGGGCGGGCGCGACCGGATCGGCGACGTCGTGCACGTGCCCTGCCGGGGCGCGCTGGTCCCGGCCGAGATCACCGGGTCCGTCCTGTTCGACCCGGAAGGAGCCCGTCGTGATGGCTGA
- a CDS encoding NAD(P)/FAD-dependent oxidoreductase, translating to MRDVVVVGASLAGLATVRALRDQGFEGRIVVVGEEKHAPYDRPPLSKEYLGGTASEDEIGLTGPDDAGLDVEWRLGRTATALDGPGRVVTLDDGERLTADAVVLATGARARTLPGGNPQGVHTLRTLDDARALRADLLPGRRLVVVGAGFIGAEVASTAAGLGLAVDIVEAAAVPLGRALGPEMGTACGSLHEANGVRLHRAVGVAGLSGDPRVTGVRLDDGRELPADVVVVGIGAAPNVEWLDGSGLDLDDGVVTDARGCTNLPGVVAVGDCANSHRDYTGDRLRLEHWTNALQQPAVAAAALLGAEHALPSHHAVPYFWSDQYGHRIQFAGHRAAGGSVRVEEGDPAASAGAGFLALFLDSSGAPVGVLGVDRPRPFGRWRRELAKRV from the coding sequence ATGCGCGACGTGGTCGTCGTCGGCGCGTCGCTGGCGGGTCTCGCGACCGTCCGCGCGCTGCGTGATCAGGGCTTCGAGGGCCGGATCGTGGTGGTCGGCGAGGAGAAGCACGCCCCCTACGACCGGCCCCCGCTGTCCAAGGAGTACCTCGGCGGTACGGCGTCGGAGGACGAGATCGGCCTCACCGGTCCCGACGACGCCGGGCTCGACGTCGAGTGGCGGCTCGGCCGGACCGCGACCGCACTCGACGGCCCGGGCCGGGTCGTCACGCTCGACGACGGCGAGCGGCTCACCGCCGACGCCGTCGTCCTCGCCACGGGGGCCAGGGCCCGCACGCTCCCGGGCGGCAACCCGCAGGGTGTCCACACCCTGCGCACCCTCGACGACGCACGCGCGCTGCGGGCCGACCTCCTCCCGGGGCGGCGTCTGGTGGTCGTCGGGGCCGGGTTCATCGGGGCCGAGGTCGCCTCGACCGCCGCCGGGCTGGGCCTCGCGGTCGACATCGTCGAGGCGGCGGCGGTACCGCTGGGCCGGGCGCTCGGCCCCGAGATGGGGACGGCCTGCGGGAGCCTGCACGAGGCGAACGGCGTCCGGCTGCACCGCGCGGTCGGGGTCGCCGGTCTCAGCGGGGACCCGCGGGTCACCGGCGTCCGGCTCGACGACGGCCGCGAGCTGCCGGCCGACGTCGTGGTGGTCGGCATCGGGGCCGCGCCGAACGTGGAGTGGCTCGACGGCTCCGGGCTCGACCTCGACGACGGCGTGGTGACCGACGCCCGCGGGTGCACGAACCTGCCCGGTGTCGTCGCGGTGGGCGACTGCGCGAACTCGCACCGGGACTACACCGGCGACCGGCTGCGCCTGGAGCACTGGACGAACGCGCTGCAGCAACCGGCGGTCGCCGCGGCGGCGTTGCTGGGTGCCGAACACGCGCTGCCGTCGCACCACGCGGTGCCCTACTTCTGGTCCGACCAGTACGGGCACAGGATCCAGTTCGCGGGGCACCGTGCGGCCGGGGGCTCGGTGCGGGTCGAGGAGGGGGATCCGGCGGCGTCCGCCGGGGCCGGGTTCCTGGCCCTGTTCCTGGACTCCTCGGGCGCGCCGGTCGGGGTGCTCGGTGTCGACCGCCCGCGACCGTTCGGGCGCTGGCGCCGGGAGCTGGCCAAGCGGGTGTAG
- the glyA gene encoding serine hydroxymethyltransferase — MTTSAVDGNPAAGVLDGALSEVDPQVHAAVTAELGRQRRTLEMIASENFAPLAVLQAQGSVLTNKYAEGYPGRRYYGGCKHVDVVEQLAIDRLTDLFGAEYANVQPHSGAQANAAAMAALLTPGDTILGLDLAHGGHLTHGMRLNFSGRLYDVAAYHVRAEDHRVDMAEVERLAHERRPKLIVAGWSAYPRHLDFAEFRRIADAVGAHLMVDMAHFAGLVAAGLHPSPVPHADVVTSTTHKTLGGPRGGVILARAELAKKFNSSVFPGQQGGPLEHVIAAKAVAFKLAAEPAFRERQERTLAGARILAERLLGEPGVGVVSGGTDVHLVLVDLRDSELDGKQAEDRLHRVGITVNRNAVPFDPRPPMVSSGVRIGTPALAARGFGAEDFTEVADVVARALRPGATDAELDELAARVAVLADSHPLYPELTP, encoded by the coding sequence ATGACGACGTCAGCCGTGGACGGGAACCCGGCCGCCGGAGTGCTGGACGGTGCCCTGAGCGAGGTCGACCCGCAGGTGCACGCCGCGGTCACCGCCGAGCTGGGGCGCCAGCGCCGGACCCTCGAGATGATCGCCAGCGAGAACTTCGCCCCGCTGGCCGTGCTGCAGGCCCAGGGCTCGGTGCTCACCAACAAGTACGCCGAGGGCTACCCGGGCCGGCGCTACTACGGCGGCTGCAAGCACGTCGACGTCGTGGAGCAGCTGGCGATCGACCGCCTCACCGACCTGTTCGGTGCGGAGTACGCGAACGTCCAGCCGCACTCCGGTGCCCAGGCCAACGCCGCGGCCATGGCCGCGCTGCTGACCCCGGGCGACACGATCCTCGGCCTGGACCTCGCCCACGGCGGGCACCTCACCCACGGCATGCGGCTGAACTTCTCCGGCAGGCTCTACGACGTCGCCGCCTACCACGTGCGCGCCGAGGACCACCGGGTCGACATGGCCGAGGTCGAGCGGCTGGCCCACGAGCGCCGGCCGAAGCTGATCGTCGCCGGCTGGTCGGCCTACCCGCGCCACCTCGACTTCGCGGAGTTCCGGCGGATCGCCGACGCGGTCGGCGCCCACCTGATGGTCGACATGGCGCACTTCGCGGGCCTGGTCGCCGCCGGGCTGCACCCGTCGCCGGTGCCGCACGCCGACGTCGTCACCTCCACCACGCACAAGACCCTCGGCGGCCCGCGCGGCGGCGTGATCCTGGCCCGCGCGGAGCTGGCCAAGAAGTTCAACTCCAGCGTCTTCCCCGGCCAGCAGGGCGGCCCGCTGGAGCACGTGATCGCGGCCAAGGCGGTGGCGTTCAAGCTGGCCGCCGAGCCCGCCTTCCGTGAGCGCCAGGAACGGACGCTCGCCGGTGCCCGGATCCTGGCCGAGCGGCTGCTCGGCGAGCCGGGGGTCGGCGTCGTCTCCGGCGGCACCGACGTGCACCTCGTCCTGGTCGACCTGCGCGACTCCGAGCTCGACGGCAAGCAGGCCGAGGACCGGCTGCACCGGGTCGGGATCACCGTGAACCGCAACGCCGTGCCGTTCGACCCGCGCCCGCCGATGGTCTCCTCCGGGGTCCGGATCGGCACCCCGGCGCTGGCCGCCCGCGGGTTCGGTGCCGAGGACTTCACCGAGGTCGCCGACGTCGTCGCCCGCGCACTGCGCCCGGGGGCCACCGACGCCGAGCTGGACGAGCTGGCCGCCCGGGTCGCCGTCCTCGCCGACAGCCACCCCCTCTACCCGGAGCTGACGCCGTGA
- a CDS encoding GcvT family protein, translated as MATNSRVVIIGAGIVGTNLADELTERGWTDVTVVDQGPLPLTGGSTSHAPGLVFQTTGSKTMTAFATYTVQKLLGLNDDGAPGEWCFNQVGGLEVATTPERLADLHRKQGWAVSRGVPATVVGPEECARLHPLLDAGRVLGGLHTPTDGLAKATRAVAVLARRARERGAVFRGSTRVTGIARADGRVTGVETGSGETIPADIVVSCAGFWGRELGKLVGMRVPLLPLAHQYARTGQVEALVGRNDERTEASMPILRHQDADLYYREHDDCIGIGSYAHRPMPVSIAELPETGDEVSASAQPSMLPFTESDFALQWEQSRELLPALRSAKVETGFNGVFSFTPDGGPLIGESADVAGFWIAEAVWVTHSSGVARAVAQLLTDGRSELDLHGCDVHRFDEIETTDAYVDETAQQNFVEIYDVLHPLQPKLSPRNVRVSPFHARQRELGAYFLEAHAWERPHWYEANAALVKDLPHDWRPPARDPWSAMFHSPVVAVEAWKTRTAVAMYDMTALKRLEVTGPGACAFLDGLVTGKMDKSVGSVTYTLLLDRTGGIRSDVTVARLGEQRFQVGVNSNLDLDHLRRRLPADGGVRVRDITGGTCCIGVWGPLARDLVQPLSDDDFSHEGLKFFRASAAHIAGIPVTAMRLSYVGELGWEIYTGAEYGQRLWDVLYAAGQPLGVVAAGRAAFNSLRLEKGYRSWGADMTTEHDPYEAGLGFAVRPQTKGDFVGRAAVERLDPEALTRRLTCLTIDDGRSVVLGHEAVLVDGEPAGYVTSAAYGYTLGTPVAYAWLPAGLPVGAGVEIQYFDRRIPASVAAEPLFDPEMSRIRR; from the coding sequence ATGGCCACGAACTCCCGAGTCGTCATCATCGGAGCCGGGATCGTCGGGACGAACCTGGCCGACGAGCTCACCGAGCGCGGCTGGACCGACGTCACCGTCGTCGACCAGGGGCCGCTCCCGCTGACCGGCGGGTCCACCTCGCACGCGCCCGGCCTGGTCTTCCAGACCACCGGGTCGAAGACGATGACCGCCTTCGCGACCTACACCGTGCAGAAGCTCCTCGGCCTGAACGACGACGGCGCACCGGGGGAGTGGTGCTTCAACCAGGTCGGTGGCCTGGAGGTCGCGACCACCCCGGAGCGACTGGCCGACCTGCACCGCAAGCAGGGCTGGGCGGTGTCGCGGGGGGTGCCGGCCACCGTCGTCGGGCCGGAGGAGTGCGCCCGGCTGCACCCGCTGCTCGACGCCGGCCGGGTCCTGGGCGGGCTGCACACCCCGACCGACGGCCTGGCCAAGGCCACCCGTGCCGTCGCCGTGCTCGCCCGGCGGGCGCGCGAGCGCGGCGCGGTGTTCCGCGGCTCCACCCGGGTGACCGGCATCGCGCGGGCCGACGGCCGGGTGACCGGCGTCGAGACCGGTTCCGGCGAGACGATCCCGGCCGACATCGTGGTGTCCTGCGCCGGGTTCTGGGGCCGGGAGCTGGGCAAGCTCGTCGGGATGCGGGTCCCGCTGCTGCCGCTGGCCCACCAGTACGCCCGCACCGGGCAGGTCGAGGCGCTGGTCGGCCGCAACGACGAGCGGACCGAGGCGTCGATGCCGATCCTGCGCCACCAGGACGCCGACCTCTACTACCGCGAGCACGACGACTGCATCGGGATCGGCTCCTACGCCCACCGACCGATGCCGGTCTCGATCGCCGAGCTGCCCGAGACCGGTGACGAGGTGAGCGCGTCGGCCCAGCCCTCGATGCTGCCGTTCACCGAGTCCGACTTCGCCCTGCAGTGGGAGCAGAGCCGCGAGCTGCTGCCTGCGCTGCGGTCGGCGAAGGTGGAGACCGGGTTCAACGGCGTCTTCTCCTTCACCCCCGACGGCGGCCCGCTGATCGGGGAGTCCGCCGACGTCGCCGGCTTCTGGATCGCCGAGGCGGTCTGGGTGACGCACTCCTCCGGGGTCGCCCGTGCGGTGGCGCAGCTGCTCACCGACGGGCGCAGCGAGCTGGACCTGCACGGCTGCGACGTGCACCGGTTCGACGAGATCGAGACGACCGACGCCTACGTCGACGAGACCGCGCAGCAGAACTTCGTCGAGATCTACGACGTGCTGCACCCGTTGCAGCCCAAACTGTCCCCCCGTAACGTCCGGGTCAGCCCGTTCCACGCCCGGCAGCGCGAGCTGGGGGCGTACTTCCTGGAGGCCCACGCCTGGGAACGACCGCACTGGTACGAGGCGAACGCCGCCCTCGTCAAGGACCTGCCGCACGACTGGCGGCCACCGGCGCGTGACCCGTGGTCGGCGATGTTCCACTCGCCGGTCGTCGCGGTCGAGGCCTGGAAGACCCGCACCGCCGTCGCGATGTACGACATGACCGCGCTCAAGCGCCTCGAGGTCACCGGCCCCGGCGCCTGCGCGTTCCTGGACGGCCTGGTCACCGGCAAGATGGACAAGTCGGTCGGCTCGGTCACCTACACCCTGCTGCTCGACCGGACCGGTGGCATCCGCAGCGACGTCACGGTGGCCCGGCTCGGCGAGCAGCGGTTCCAGGTCGGCGTGAACTCCAACCTCGACCTCGACCACCTGCGCCGCAGGCTCCCGGCCGACGGCGGCGTGCGGGTCCGGGACATCACCGGCGGCACCTGCTGCATCGGGGTGTGGGGCCCGCTGGCCCGCGACCTCGTGCAGCCGCTGTCCGACGACGACTTCTCGCACGAGGGCCTGAAGTTCTTCCGGGCGAGCGCCGCGCACATCGCCGGGATCCCGGTGACCGCGATGCGCCTGTCCTACGTCGGTGAGCTGGGCTGGGAGATCTACACCGGGGCCGAGTACGGGCAGCGGCTGTGGGACGTCCTGTACGCGGCCGGGCAGCCGCTCGGTGTGGTCGCCGCGGGCCGGGCCGCGTTCAACAGCCTGCGCCTGGAGAAGGGCTACCGGTCCTGGGGCGCGGACATGACCACCGAGCACGACCCGTACGAGGCCGGGCTGGGTTTCGCGGTGCGCCCGCAGACCAAGGGCGACTTCGTCGGCCGGGCCGCGGTGGAGCGGCTCGACCCCGAGGCCCTCACCCGGCGGCTGACCTGCCTGACGATCGACGACGGCCGCAGCGTCGTCCTCGGTCACGAGGCCGTGCTGGTCGACGGCGAGCCCGCCGGCTACGTCACCTCCGCCGCGTACGGCTACACCCTGGGCACCCCCGTCGCCTACGCCTGGCTGCCCGCCGGGCTGCCGGTCGGGGCCGGGGTGGAGATCCAGTACTTCGACCGCCGGATCCCGGCGTCGGTGGCGGCCGAGCCGCTGTTCGACCCGGAGATGAGCCGCATCCGGCGCTGA